A portion of the Coriobacteriia bacterium genome contains these proteins:
- a CDS encoding response regulator transcription factor: MLRDAMREPGIFALPLRRLWPFFSLWTMHVWIYWFNTSPLRQQAKACPWWLGIYGVMTVVLLACAVVWRTRAGESSVGRLDVPMTVLMCADSVSSGAAGMLGVASPAWSSVNVVVAGACMAWGYLRWSAVFADLGIRDAVGCLFGSYLLGSSLKVVFDVAPAPVGIVLALALPLVSFASLRVISTVGWVRPEERRGELIYRRGSYGSLARTATCVLVFCLVWQVAPVVIEGSSVLWASRLLGHAIEIGFAVAALAWVFGANRALGFPQLWRFVFIALASVIASDCLGLSPLVTNLFSMLTSSLIVMLLWLLLCDVAHHCDRHPYVVFGLGWSLYVGGRYGGSVLAHALGIDAMTPVLGVALLWVVGVTLALCLETSDSDVQRIFGDLRRKVAPEEFASLDERCDQLAREYALTERELDVLKMLAKGRSKGFIAEELYISENTVRGHARRLYAKLDVHTRDELQSLLGL, encoded by the coding sequence GTGCTGCGAGACGCTATGCGAGAGCCGGGGATCTTCGCCCTACCCCTGCGCCGGCTCTGGCCCTTCTTCAGCTTGTGGACCATGCACGTGTGGATCTACTGGTTCAACACGTCGCCCCTGCGCCAACAGGCCAAGGCGTGTCCCTGGTGGCTCGGCATCTACGGCGTTATGACCGTCGTGTTGCTTGCGTGCGCCGTGGTGTGGCGAACCCGCGCTGGCGAGTCTTCCGTCGGGCGGCTTGACGTTCCGATGACGGTGCTCATGTGTGCCGACTCAGTGTCGTCGGGCGCGGCGGGAATGCTGGGCGTCGCCTCGCCGGCCTGGTCGAGCGTCAACGTCGTGGTCGCAGGCGCGTGCATGGCGTGGGGCTATCTGCGATGGTCCGCCGTTTTTGCTGACTTGGGCATCCGCGACGCCGTGGGCTGTCTGTTTGGGTCGTACTTGCTGGGCTCTTCGCTCAAGGTCGTCTTTGATGTGGCGCCGGCACCTGTGGGGATCGTGCTGGCACTGGCACTTCCGCTCGTGTCATTCGCCTCGCTGCGAGTTATCTCGACCGTTGGCTGGGTGCGGCCCGAGGAGCGGCGCGGCGAGCTGATCTACCGGCGGGGAAGCTACGGCTCGCTTGCGCGCACGGCGACGTGTGTGCTCGTGTTTTGTCTGGTCTGGCAGGTGGCGCCTGTCGTGATCGAGGGATCGTCTGTCCTGTGGGCGAGTCGCTTACTTGGCCACGCCATCGAGATCGGCTTTGCGGTCGCTGCGCTCGCCTGGGTGTTTGGTGCCAATCGGGCGTTGGGCTTCCCGCAGCTGTGGCGCTTCGTGTTTATCGCGCTCGCTTCGGTCATTGCGTCTGACTGCCTGGGGCTGAGTCCGCTCGTTACGAACCTCTTCTCGATGCTGACGTCGAGCCTTATTGTCATGCTGCTGTGGCTGCTGCTCTGCGACGTCGCCCACCACTGCGACCGTCACCCCTACGTGGTGTTTGGCTTGGGGTGGAGCCTCTATGTGGGCGGGCGCTACGGCGGTTCTGTTCTGGCGCATGCGCTGGGCATCGACGCCATGACGCCGGTGCTGGGCGTCGCGCTGCTGTGGGTTGTGGGCGTGACGTTGGCATTGTGCCTGGAGACGAGCGACTCCGACGTGCAACGTATCTTCGGCGACCTGCGCCGCAAGGTGGCACCCGAGGAGTTTGCCTCCCTCGACGAGCGGTGCGACCAACTCGCTCGCGAGTATGCGCTGACGGAGCGCGAGCTCGACGTGCTCAAGATGCTGGCCAAGGGACGTAGCAAGGGTTTCATCGCCGAGGAGCTTTACATCAGCGAGAACACGGTGCGCGGCCATGCTCGGCGCCTCTACGCGAAGCTCGACGTCCACACGCGCGACGAGCTGCAGAGCCTGCTGGGACTGTAG
- a CDS encoding FAD-binding protein: MDTNLSTSRRSFIAGAAAAGVAAATLATAPARASEAAPAAGDPNALPEAWDIETDVVVMGYGYAAQISAISAALEGSKVQVFEKAPEAEAGGNSAVCCGYFNLVSGEGSFDYWKALADGGVSDEECQAVADATELMPQWLKDNVFPDCEISTYEGDKATKTFNGTKYPNAGTMSISIPLTGPGTDKNMGLGNAMWLAIDKVIREEHADAITVNFESPVTHLIFDPATKEVFGVRVQQGDKEICVKAAKGVVMACGGFENNYEMIKDFYLPTHEQFHIGSPYNTGDGIIMLNEIGAKLRHMAAVEYGSACHLELSRKYHQAIPTHNGGDNTHMVYINKHGKRFIAENSRWPAHDKRYPYPCFNQALPTLEVTNYPWWMVFDETRRTKGTIFAWSNPIRNEGWAAVRGTYQWSDDCAPEIEEGLVLKADTLEDLGKQMGFEGDDLQAFLDEMAAFNENGANGEDPVFGREPTNDEADGLGMTVSDAPFYAIQCGICYLNTNGGGDRSVDYQINDWNGNPIPRLFEAGEFGSIFYHYYSGGGNICEAFTSGMKCGQNVSALEAWA; this comes from the coding sequence ATGGACACGAACCTGAGCACCTCGCGCCGCAGCTTCATCGCTGGAGCCGCCGCAGCCGGCGTCGCCGCCGCGACGCTCGCTACCGCACCGGCCCGCGCCTCTGAGGCAGCCCCCGCGGCCGGCGACCCCAACGCCCTGCCCGAGGCCTGGGACATCGAGACGGACGTCGTCGTCATGGGCTACGGCTACGCCGCCCAGATCTCGGCCATCTCCGCTGCGCTCGAGGGCTCGAAGGTGCAGGTCTTCGAGAAGGCTCCCGAGGCCGAGGCCGGCGGCAACTCCGCCGTGTGCTGTGGCTACTTCAACCTCGTCTCCGGCGAGGGCTCGTTCGACTACTGGAAGGCCCTTGCCGACGGCGGCGTCTCCGACGAGGAGTGCCAGGCTGTGGCCGACGCGACGGAGCTCATGCCCCAGTGGCTCAAGGACAACGTCTTCCCCGACTGCGAGATCAGCACCTACGAAGGCGACAAGGCCACGAAGACGTTCAACGGCACGAAGTACCCCAACGCCGGCACGATGAGCATCTCCATCCCGCTCACCGGCCCCGGCACCGACAAGAACATGGGCCTGGGCAACGCCATGTGGCTCGCCATCGACAAGGTCATCCGCGAGGAGCACGCCGACGCCATCACCGTCAACTTCGAGTCGCCGGTCACGCACCTCATCTTCGACCCCGCCACGAAGGAGGTCTTCGGCGTCCGCGTCCAGCAGGGCGACAAGGAGATCTGCGTCAAGGCGGCCAAGGGCGTCGTCATGGCGTGCGGCGGCTTCGAGAACAACTACGAGATGATCAAGGACTTCTACCTGCCGACGCACGAGCAGTTCCACATCGGAAGCCCGTACAACACCGGCGACGGCATCATCATGCTCAACGAGATCGGCGCCAAGCTGCGCCACATGGCGGCCGTCGAGTACGGCTCGGCCTGCCACCTGGAGCTGTCGCGCAAGTACCACCAGGCCATCCCCACGCACAACGGTGGCGACAACACCCACATGGTGTACATCAACAAGCACGGCAAGCGCTTCATCGCAGAGAACAGCCGCTGGCCTGCGCACGACAAGCGTTACCCCTATCCCTGCTTCAACCAGGCGCTCCCGACGCTCGAGGTCACGAACTATCCTTGGTGGATGGTATTCGACGAGACGCGCCGCACGAAGGGCACGATCTTTGCCTGGTCTAACCCGATCCGCAACGAGGGCTGGGCGGCCGTTCGCGGCACGTACCAGTGGAGCGACGACTGCGCACCGGAGATCGAGGAGGGGCTCGTCCTGAAGGCCGACACGCTCGAGGACCTGGGCAAGCAGATGGGCTTCGAGGGCGACGACCTGCAGGCGTTCCTCGACGAGATGGCCGCGTTCAACGAGAACGGCGCCAACGGCGAGGATCCGGTCTTCGGTCGCGAACCCACCAACGACGAGGCCGACGGCCTGGGCATGACGGTGTCCGACGCCCCGTTCTACGCCATCCAGTGCGGCATCTGCTACCTCAACACGAACGGCGGCGGCGACCGCAGCGTCGACTACCAGATCAACGACTGGAACGGCAACCCGATCCCGCGCCTGTTCGAGGCCGGCGAGTTCGGCTCGATCTTCTACCACTACTACAGCGGCGGCGGAAACATCTGCGAGGCCTTCACCTCCGGCATGAAGTGCGGCCAGAACGTCTCCGCCCTGGAGGCCTGGGCGTAA
- a CDS encoding LysR family transcriptional regulator has product MGIELYREFIVFSRFLNVTRAAEELHLSPSTLSRHLSALEAEMGGELFKHEGAGLTLTPIGSVVLRGSSTIVADYQAMADHIARLKAEQANCVRVAFALDDRTMIDGVSLAKARLKQVCGNLGVQVKRARGKSSREALADGEVDVIIDYHVGCDSADSDDELEVVPLMEDSIVFALPRGAFEEGRPVMADEICNRFIPWPSASVDNYLDQVLSFFEGCRHVPSVRFIDAATMDEFFMHALDDDEMWSFSRRQYVNYSGSVPRSYQQSCTIHELADRDTTFRRYAVYRRDTPNRLVPLFVQELARVE; this is encoded by the coding sequence ATGGGTATTGAGCTGTATCGCGAGTTCATCGTGTTCTCTCGCTTCCTCAACGTCACGCGCGCTGCCGAGGAGCTGCACCTCTCGCCCTCGACGCTCAGCCGCCACCTGTCCGCCCTCGAGGCAGAGATGGGGGGCGAGCTGTTCAAGCACGAGGGTGCGGGGCTTACTCTGACGCCCATCGGCTCCGTGGTGCTGCGCGGTTCGTCGACGATCGTGGCCGACTATCAGGCCATGGCCGACCACATCGCGCGGCTGAAGGCCGAGCAGGCGAACTGCGTGCGCGTGGCGTTTGCGCTGGACGACCGCACGATGATCGACGGCGTCTCTCTGGCGAAGGCCCGCCTCAAGCAGGTGTGCGGCAACCTCGGCGTGCAGGTCAAGCGGGCGCGCGGCAAGTCGAGCCGCGAGGCGCTGGCCGACGGCGAAGTCGACGTCATCATCGACTACCACGTTGGCTGCGACTCGGCCGACTCCGACGACGAGCTCGAGGTCGTCCCCCTCATGGAGGACTCCATCGTCTTTGCGCTGCCACGCGGGGCGTTCGAGGAGGGGCGCCCCGTCATGGCGGACGAGATATGCAACCGGTTCATTCCCTGGCCGTCGGCTTCCGTTGACAACTACCTTGACCAGGTGCTCTCGTTTTTCGAAGGCTGTCGGCACGTGCCGTCCGTGCGGTTCATCGATGCGGCGACGATGGACGAGTTCTTTATGCATGCGCTCGATGACGACGAGATGTGGTCGTTCTCGCGTCGGCAGTACGTCAACTACTCGGGCAGCGTGCCACGCAGCTACCAGCAGAGCTGCACGATCCACGAGCTGGCTGACCGCGACACGACGTTTCGCCGCTACGCCGTCTATCGCCGCGACACGCCCAACCGCCTCGTGCCGCTCTTCGTGCAGGAGCTCGCGCGCGTGGAGTAG